A single genomic interval of Candidatus Margulisiibacteriota bacterium harbors:
- a CDS encoding flavodoxin family protein has product MKVVAFNGSPRKDGNTSILINYALGKLSENGIECELVQLCGSPVRGCMACMKCGENQNKKCVIENDVINECIGKMIEADGIIIGSPTYFANLTTETKALIDRSGYVTRSNGMLLKRKVGAAVVAVRRAGAINVFNSINDFFLINEMIVPGSSYWNMGIGRAIGEVENDAEGIKTMETLGENMAWLLNKVNG; this is encoded by the coding sequence ATGAAGGTTGTTGCTTTTAATGGGAGTCCTCGAAAAGATGGGAATACTTCTATTCTCATTAATTATGCTCTTGGTAAGCTTAGTGAGAACGGGATTGAGTGTGAGCTTGTCCAGTTGTGCGGAAGTCCGGTACGTGGATGTATGGCATGCATGAAGTGTGGAGAAAATCAGAATAAAAAGTGCGTCATCGAGAATGATGTTATCAATGAATGCATCGGAAAGATGATAGAGGCTGATGGAATAATTATTGGATCACCTACCTATTTTGCTAACCTTACAACTGAGACGAAAGCGCTTATTGACAGGTCCGGTTATGTTACCAGGTCAAACGGAATGCTTTTGAAACGAAAGGTAGGCGCCGCTGTTGTTGCAGTAAGAAGAGCTGGTGCGATTAATGTGTTCAACTCTATTAATGATTTTTTTCTTATTAATGAAATGATCGTTCCGGGTTCTTCATATTGGAACATGGGTATCGGAAGGGCCATCGGGGAGGTCGAAAATGATGCTGAAGGAATTAAGACGATGGAGACCTTGGGTGAGAACATGGCATGGCTTCTTAATAAAGTGAACGGATGA
- a CDS encoding nitrous oxide-stimulated promoter family protein encodes MMASSRIKREKIVVEKTVKLYCKGRHASRICLCNECKDLLSYVKERIDKCIYNENKTVCSKCKLYCYKRSVKEMMKRITKYSSPRMVLWHPIITLRYIIDSYKSTNN; translated from the coding sequence ATGATGGCGAGCTCTCGGATTAAGAGAGAAAAAATAGTTGTTGAGAAAACTGTTAAACTTTATTGTAAGGGGAGGCATGCTTCTCGCATTTGTTTATGTAATGAGTGCAAAGATCTGTTGTCATATGTAAAAGAGAGGATTGATAAATGCATCTATAATGAGAACAAGACTGTGTGCTCCAAGTGTAAGTTGTATTGTTACAAGCGATCGGTAAAAGAAATGATGAAGAGAATAACGAAGTATTCATCTCCCCGTATGGTTTTGTGGCATCCGATAATAACATTACGGTATATTATCGATAGCTATAAAAGCACAAATAATTAG